From the Rhodococcus sp. NBC_00297 genome, one window contains:
- a CDS encoding response regulator transcription factor, which yields MTSVLIVEDEESLADPLAFLLRKEGFDATVVGDGPSALAEFDRVGADIVLLDLMLPGMSGTDVCKHLRSRSGVPVIMVTARDSEIDKVVGLELGADDYVTKPYSSRELIARIRAVLRRGSDTEEIDDNSILEAGPVRMDVERHVVMVGGQQITLPLKEFDLLEYLLRNSGRVLTRGQLIDRVWGADYVGDTKTLDVHVKRLRSKIETDPAKPVHLVTVRGLGYKLEE from the coding sequence ATGACGAGCGTGCTCATCGTCGAAGACGAAGAATCGTTGGCCGACCCGCTGGCGTTCCTGCTCCGCAAGGAAGGGTTCGACGCGACCGTCGTCGGCGACGGCCCCTCCGCCCTCGCCGAGTTCGATCGCGTGGGAGCGGACATCGTCCTGCTCGACCTCATGCTGCCGGGCATGAGCGGCACCGACGTGTGCAAGCACCTGCGCAGCCGCTCCGGTGTGCCGGTCATCATGGTCACCGCGCGCGACAGCGAGATCGACAAGGTGGTCGGACTCGAACTGGGTGCCGACGACTACGTCACCAAGCCGTACTCGTCCCGTGAACTCATCGCGCGCATCCGTGCGGTCCTGCGCCGTGGATCCGACACCGAGGAGATCGACGACAACAGCATCCTCGAGGCCGGACCGGTACGCATGGACGTGGAGCGCCACGTCGTCATGGTCGGCGGGCAGCAGATCACGTTGCCGCTCAAGGAGTTCGACCTGCTGGAGTACCTGCTCCGCAACTCCGGTCGAGTGCTCACCCGCGGACAGTTGATCGACCGCGTGTGGGGCGCCGACTACGTGGGCGACACGAAGACGCTGGACGTCCACGTCAAGCGGTTGCGCTCGAAGATCGAGACGGACCCCGCGAAGCCCGTGCACCTCGTCACGGTGCGTGGACTGGGGTACAAGCTCGAGGAGTGA